In the genome of Pichia kudriavzevii chromosome 4, complete sequence, one region contains:
- a CDS encoding uncharacterized protein (PKUD0D02920) — MPEFHSTSQQEVSEKLHYREISLEGASNFDPAASDSFDEFTDSFSYFEQVLTEANSLPFLRSYDGMGTQIATMISPTKTDDTCWKNWQYHSSSTTISTNEAFENNTPNNTIHNYNLQQYDLSNDNKHLPKNELSVIRQSLNILSQLNNEYVETANPTDLTCNSLDLNHYKTKCIARNNESTRTGSEEIGSKLLSLKSEPLITCLFESKYDYSSREDQMSSQQGQESITNYALLEDSNKLYTMSSQYYVSRGEEEKIVNANVIENEHPGQYFVSNTNQAIGVSLSSPNLETPLKSAELAPAVSVNIINPRDTYELLQKNVFLNCLPTVFEDAFHLRKIEHSSHICDGCFKITKTSYGCSKQLVPTLPNLKTFENYNSPNGYTLEFAQKHGSDAYIYISTEMKNDYDPKIKRYYKKQQYTESGKRLKRDYPSLCPFCKVSDVRSFDQLFYERNNSCYRGHLINTHGISSSGEVAKLPQSGFVCYKLGKNIWSETVGFRCPYEGCNVCFLKGDKTHGFHEYIRHWNRSHISHKQNRI, encoded by the coding sequence ATGCCTGAGTTCCACAGTACTAGTCAACAGGAAGTTTCTGAAAAATTGCATTATAGGGAAATATCTCTTGAAGGTGCTTCAAACTTTGACCCAGCTGCAAGTGATTCTTTTGATGAGTTTACAGACTCATTTTCTTACTTTGAACAAGTACTGACGGAAGCAAACAGTCTTCCATTTTTAAGAAGCTATGATGGAATGGGTACACAGATAGCCACTATGATTTCACCAACAAAAACTGATGACACATGCTGGAAAAATTGGCAGTATCATAGCTCTTCAACTACTATCAGTACCAATGAAGCATTCGAGAACAATACTCCAAATAATACTATACATAACTACAACCTTCAACAATATGACCTCAGTAACGATAATAAACACTTACCCAAAAATGAACTTTCCGTTATTAGACAATCCCTGAATATTTTAAGTCAGTTGAATAACGAATATGTTGAAACAGCGAACCCAACTGATTTAACTTGCAATTCTTTGGATTTAAATCActacaaaacaaaatgtaTCGCACGGAATAACGAAAGCACTAGGACAGGATCAGAAGAGATTGGTTCCAAGTTGCTTTCTCTTAAAAGTGAGCCATTGATTACGTGTTTGTTTGAATCTAAATATGATTATTCATCGAGAGAAGACCAAATGTCTAGCCAACAAGGACAAGAAAGTATTACAAATTATGCTCTTCTGGAAGATTCAAATAAACTCTATACAATGAGTAGTCAATACTATGTGTCtagaggagaagaagaaaaaatagtgAACGCCAATGTCATTGAAAACGAACACCCCGGTCAGTATTTTGTATCAAACACAAACCAAGCCATTGGCgtttcattatcttcacCCAATCTAGAAACGCCCCTTAAAAGTGCGGAACTAGCACCCGCCGTATCAGTGAATATTATCAATCCAAGAGACACGTACGAGCTACTCCAAAAGAACGTTTTTTTGAATTGCTTGCCAACCGTTTTCGAAGATGCTTTTCATTTAAGAAAAATTGAGCATTCAAGTCATATTTGCGATGGTTGCTtcaaaattacaaaaacATCTTATGGATGCTCAAAACAGTTGGTTCCAACACTTCCaaacttgaaaacattCGAAAATTATAACTCACCAAATGGATACACTTTGGAATTTGCTCAAAAACACGGTAGTGACGcgtatatatatatatctacaGAGATGAAGAACGATTACGATccaaaaattaaaagataTTATAAGAAGCAACAATACACAGAATCCGGAAAGAGACTTAAAAGAGATTATCCTTCACTTTGTCCTTTCTGTAAAGTAAGTGATGTTCGGTCTTTTGATCAACTTTTCTATGAACGGAATAATTCGTGTTACCGAGGCCATCTTATCAATACACATGGTATTAGTTCGTCAGGTGAAGTAGCAAAGCTTCCACAATCCGGATTTGTTTGCTATAAGCTTGGAAAAAACATCTGGTCCGAAACGGTAGGTTTTAGGTGTCCTTATGAGGGATGTAATGTCTGTTTCCTCAAAGGTGACAAAACCCACGGTTTCCATGAGTATATTAGACATTGGAATAGGTCGCATATTTCGCATAAACAGAACCGCATATGA